One genomic segment of Pseudorasbora parva isolate DD20220531a chromosome 6, ASM2467924v1, whole genome shotgun sequence includes these proteins:
- the dtx3 gene encoding probable E3 ubiquitin-protein ligase DTX3 isoform X2, with protein MGSQVSSDEMSVRAGQGSDEVLVSQAVWDYLAAAGRPWLVDFEDKQGLSADIIRRGERGGCCAVRLSPVEGSRVRNGMMEGPVSPVTRKAFIDLCRCARKEMTKQEAAPKRKRSLLPCVTAVEPDGEGSLLPPPPPQPRRSQRQQQKYRKNADMETCVVLPMHHEAAARTGAELAVGHEEESTVCSICMGEIVEKTTLDKCGHAFCRSCLEQAFQVKKACPVCRLVYGQLIGNQPANGSMMVERDPDLELPGHEGYGCICIIYSFPPGLQAQEHPNPGVRYPGTDRVAYLPDNPEGNRVLCMLRRAFEQRLIFTIGTSMTTGMHNVITWNDIHHKTSIWGGPRCFGYPDPTYLVRVTEELREKGITAD; from the exons ATGGGATCACAAG TTTCATCTGATGAGATGAGCGTGCGAGCGGGGCAGGGCAGTGACGAGGTGCTGGTGTCGCAGGCGGTGTGGGATTACCTTGCAGCCGCTGGACGGCCCTGGTTGGTCGACTTTGAGGACAAGCAGGGACTAAGCGCAGACATCATCCGACGTGGGGAGCGTGGTGGCTGCTGTGCCGTGCGGCTCTCCCCAGTGGAGGGCAGCAGGGTCAGAAATGGGATGATGGAGGGGCCGGTTTCTCCTGTTACACGGAAAGCTTTCATTGACTTATGCCGCTGTGCCCGGAAGGAGATGACCAAACAGGAGGCAGCTCCTAAGAGAAAACGCTCTCTGTTACCCTGCGTGACGGCAGTGGAGCCCGACGGGGAGGGGAGCTTGTTGCCTCCGCCTCCCCCTCAACCACGCCGCTCGCAAAGGCAACAGCAGAAATACAGGAAAAATGCAGACATGGAGACCTGTGTGGTTTTACCCATGCATCATGAGGCCGCGGCAAGGACCGGGGCCGAATTAGCCGTCGGTCATGAAGAAGAGAGCACCGTTTGCTCTATCTGCATGGGCGAAATTGTGGAAAAGACAACTCTGGACAAGTGCGGCCACGCGTTCTGTCGGTCCTGCTTAGAACAGGCGTTTCAAGTAAAGAAGGCATGTCCCGTGTGCAGGCTGGTGTATGGTCAACTTATTGGTAACCAACCGGCCAATGGGAGCATGATGGTTGAAAGAGACCCAGACCTGGAGTTGCCTGGCCATGAAGGTTACGGCTGCATATGCATTATTTACAGTTTCCCTCCCGGTTTACAAGCG CAAGAGCACCCAAACCCTGGGGTGAGGTACCCAGGCACAGACCGAGTGGCATACCTGCCAGACAACCCTGAGGGAAACCGTGTCCTCTGCATGCTGCGGCGGGCATTTGAGCAGCGCCTGATCTTTACCATAGGCACCTCCATGACCACTGGCATGCATAATGTTATTACCTGGAATGATATCCACCACAAGACCTCCATATGGGGTGGACCACGATG CTTTGGTTATCCAGATCCTACATACCTTGTGCGGGTGACAGAGGAACTACGAGAAAAAGGGATAACGGCTGATTGA
- the dtx3 gene encoding probable E3 ubiquitin-protein ligase DTX3 isoform X1: protein MQRSSVDFFIEWKQAFSSCVSSDEMSVRAGQGSDEVLVSQAVWDYLAAAGRPWLVDFEDKQGLSADIIRRGERGGCCAVRLSPVEGSRVRNGMMEGPVSPVTRKAFIDLCRCARKEMTKQEAAPKRKRSLLPCVTAVEPDGEGSLLPPPPPQPRRSQRQQQKYRKNADMETCVVLPMHHEAAARTGAELAVGHEEESTVCSICMGEIVEKTTLDKCGHAFCRSCLEQAFQVKKACPVCRLVYGQLIGNQPANGSMMVERDPDLELPGHEGYGCICIIYSFPPGLQAQEHPNPGVRYPGTDRVAYLPDNPEGNRVLCMLRRAFEQRLIFTIGTSMTTGMHNVITWNDIHHKTSIWGGPRCFGYPDPTYLVRVTEELREKGITAD from the exons ATGCAGCGGTCGTCTGTTGACTTCTTCATCGAGTGGAAGCAGGCATTCTCCAGTTGCG TTTCATCTGATGAGATGAGCGTGCGAGCGGGGCAGGGCAGTGACGAGGTGCTGGTGTCGCAGGCGGTGTGGGATTACCTTGCAGCCGCTGGACGGCCCTGGTTGGTCGACTTTGAGGACAAGCAGGGACTAAGCGCAGACATCATCCGACGTGGGGAGCGTGGTGGCTGCTGTGCCGTGCGGCTCTCCCCAGTGGAGGGCAGCAGGGTCAGAAATGGGATGATGGAGGGGCCGGTTTCTCCTGTTACACGGAAAGCTTTCATTGACTTATGCCGCTGTGCCCGGAAGGAGATGACCAAACAGGAGGCAGCTCCTAAGAGAAAACGCTCTCTGTTACCCTGCGTGACGGCAGTGGAGCCCGACGGGGAGGGGAGCTTGTTGCCTCCGCCTCCCCCTCAACCACGCCGCTCGCAAAGGCAACAGCAGAAATACAGGAAAAATGCAGACATGGAGACCTGTGTGGTTTTACCCATGCATCATGAGGCCGCGGCAAGGACCGGGGCCGAATTAGCCGTCGGTCATGAAGAAGAGAGCACCGTTTGCTCTATCTGCATGGGCGAAATTGTGGAAAAGACAACTCTGGACAAGTGCGGCCACGCGTTCTGTCGGTCCTGCTTAGAACAGGCGTTTCAAGTAAAGAAGGCATGTCCCGTGTGCAGGCTGGTGTATGGTCAACTTATTGGTAACCAACCGGCCAATGGGAGCATGATGGTTGAAAGAGACCCAGACCTGGAGTTGCCTGGCCATGAAGGTTACGGCTGCATATGCATTATTTACAGTTTCCCTCCCGGTTTACAAGCG CAAGAGCACCCAAACCCTGGGGTGAGGTACCCAGGCACAGACCGAGTGGCATACCTGCCAGACAACCCTGAGGGAAACCGTGTCCTCTGCATGCTGCGGCGGGCATTTGAGCAGCGCCTGATCTTTACCATAGGCACCTCCATGACCACTGGCATGCATAATGTTATTACCTGGAATGATATCCACCACAAGACCTCCATATGGGGTGGACCACGATG CTTTGGTTATCCAGATCCTACATACCTTGTGCGGGTGACAGAGGAACTACGAGAAAAAGGGATAACGGCTGATTGA
- the ptges3a gene encoding prostaglandin E synthase 3, which produces MQPASAKWYDRREAVFIEFCIEDSKDVQIKFDKTKLDFSCVGGTDNMKHHNEVELYESIDPNESKHKRTDRSVFCCLKKAESGKSWPRLTKEKTKLNWLSVDFNNWKDWEDDSDEELSSFDRFSEMMNNMGGEDDLPDVDGADDEESVDSDDEKMPDLE; this is translated from the exons AT GCAGCCAGCATCTGCCAAGTGGTATGACAGACGAGAGGCGGTCTTCATTGAATTCTGTATAGAAGACAGCAAAGATGTCCAAATTAAATTTGACAAAACAAAGCTTGATTTCAG ttgtgttgGAGGAACGGATAACATGAAACACCATAATGAAGTAGAACTATATGAGTCCATTGACCCAAAT GAGTCTAAACACAAACGCACAGACAGGTCTGTGTTTTGCTGTCTAAAAAAAGCTGAATCTGGCAAGTCTTGGCCAAGGTTAACAAAAGAGAAAACAAAG CTTAATTGGCTCAGTGTTGACTTCAATAACTGGAAAGACTGGGAGGATGACTCTGATGAAGAACTGTCCAGTTTTGACCGCTTTTCAGAG atgaTGAACAACATGGGAGGGGAAGATGACCTACCAGATGTAGATGGTGCAGATGAT GAAGAGTCTGTGGATAGTGATGACGAAA AAATGCCTGACCTTGAGTGA
- the mipa gene encoding major intrinsic protein of lens fiber a codes for MWEFRSMTFWRAVFAEFYGTMFFVFFGLGAALRWTTGAHNVLQVAFCFGLAAATLIQSIGHISGGHINPAVTFAYLIGSQMSLFRAFFYICAQCLGALAGAAVLYGVTPSNMRGNLALNTLQPGVSLGMATTIEIFLTLQLVVCVFAVTDERRNGRLGSAALSIGFSVLVGHLLGMYYTGAGMNPARSFAPAVLFRNFINHWVYWVGPMIGGAMGALVYDFMLFPRMRGLSERLAVLKGIRPTEAEAQQETRGEPIELKTQAL; via the exons ATGTGGGAGTTCCGGTCCATGACTTTTTGGCGGGCTGTGTTTGCCGAGTTTTACGGCACCATGTTCTTTGTGTTCTTCGGGCTTGGAGCAGCTCTGCGTTGGACCACCGGGGCACACAACGTGCTCCAGGTTGCCTTCTGCTTCGGCCTGGCAGCTGCAACACTCATCCAGTCCATCGGCCACATCAGCGGCGGCCACATCAATCCAGCTGTCACATTCGCCTACCTGATTGGTTCCCAGATGTCCCTGTTTCGTGCTTTCTTCTACATCTGTGCTCAGTGCTTGGGTGCACTAGCTGGAGCTGCTGTGCTGTATGGGGTTACGCCAAGCAATATGAGAGGCAATCTGGCTCTGAACACG CTTCAGCCAGGCGTCAGTCTGGGAATGGCCACCACCATAGAGATATTCCTGACTCTGCAACTAGTGGTCTGTGTCTTCGCTGTGACGGATGAGAGGCGAAATGGACGACTGGGGTCTGCTGCCCTGTCCATTGGGTTCTCAGTGCTTGTGGGTCACCTGCTGGGG ATGTATTACACTGGAGCTGGAATGAACCCTGCCAGGTCTTTTGCCCCTGCTGTGCTTTTTAGGAACTTTATTAACCATTGG GTCTACTGGGTGGGCCCTATGATCGGCGGTGCTATGGGTGCCCTGGTGTACGACTTCATGCTCTTTCCACGCATGCGCGGTCTGTCTGAGCGACTGGCCGTACTCAAGGGTATCCGGCCTACCGAGGCCGAAGCCCAGCAGGAGACCCGAGGGGAACCGATTGAGCTCAAAACACAAGCCTTATAA